The DNA region GTGACTTTGCATTGGGCGAGAGCTTTGCTTGGATGGGCACTTATCCAGCTTTAATTGCTTTTGCTGTGGCAACAGGTGCAGAGGTGATGGCCTATTACGTCCCGGTTGTGGACAATTTGCTAGACGCGATTGAAATTCCTACGGCGATCGCCATCGGTTCTTTAATCATGTCAGCAAGTCTTGGGGCCGTAACTGAGCTTGAACCATTGCTTCAGTGGGCGATCGCCATTGCTGCGGGCGGTAGCACAGCCGGAATTATCGAAAGCTTTACAGTGGTTACGCGGGGAGCCTCCACCGCAATGACTGGAGGGACAGCAAACCCGATTATGTCCACCGCCGAAGTCCTTAGCGCTGGGGTTCTATCTCTGTTGGCACTATTTGTGCCATTACTTGCCATTTTTGTGGTTTTTGCAGTTTTAGGATTAGCGTTACAACGATTAAGTCGTCTATTTAAAAGAAAATCTACATCGAACAATTCTCAACTTTAAGTTTCTTCGGTATGCTGTGAATATGTACTTTGAAACGCCATAAAAACGACGTAAAAAAGTACATTTGTTCGTCAATAAAATAATTTATTTAGTTCATATTTTCTACTTTTAAATGATTGATTCTGTAATTAGTTATTTGTGGAAAACAATACTTTTGAACTGTTTTGAATATTTATTGAGAGGCTGAGGAGTTTGATTCATGTTGTCTGGTAAGCAGTTGGGAAAAGGAAATATTGAGCTGAGTCCCAAAGCTCATCCTGAAAGATTTTTTCTGTTAGGTGGGGCTTGGCTGATAATGATGACAATGGCAGTCATGGGTGGTTCTGCCATCGTGAATCCTGATAAGCGTTTACCGGTCATTGATCCTTTGCTAGAGATGATCGCTGCTGCGAAACAACGGGAATCAGTATTTACACCAGTCAAGAAGCACTATAAAGAAGCAAAAAGAGCGGATAAAACACTCGACCTTGTGTCGCCTGTAACTTTGGCTCAAGATTATTTCACGGATGCAGTAGAGTCTCAATCAGATGTGCTTTCGATTGCTGATGGCATAGTAGAGCCAATCTCAGAAAGTGCCTCTCAATCAGTACCTCCTGTGCCTGCAACACCTCGGGATAATGTCCCCACTTGGATGTATCTCGCAATTACAGGGAGCTGCATTTCAGGTTCTTCGATTTTGACGCTGTTGCTCTACAAATTGACGGCGGCAAAGGCTACTAAATCTCAAAAGCGAGCCCGGAAATCTCCTCATTCTCGTGTAGCTCAAGCAAATCGAGTGAAAATCCCGGTGGTAAATGTACCGGCGATCGCCCCCCTGAAAATTTCGACACCAAAAGCTGTTGCCCCCCCTCAACTAAAAATCGAGCCTATTGTCGATCCAGAACCCGCAGCTACTCCAAAACATTCTCGCGCTGAATATCTTGCAAGACTTGCTCAAAACGCGAAACAACAATCCCCGCAGAGCTTGGTGGAAATGATGGATATCCGTCGTCGCAATCACCTCGCGCCTTTTTCTTAAGGGTGTTGAAAGCGAATGAATTCCAAGGGCGGGAACATTGTATCCACCGCAAAGCTCTATAATGGCTGCGTTAATCTTTTTCCCTTAAGTTATGGCTCTGCTGGATTCTAAAGGACGTTTGTTCGGCAAAATTAGTGTTCTCGATGTCGGGGCGATCGCCATTGTGCTTGCGGTGATCATCGGCATCTTTTTCTTGCCAGGAAATTCAGGTTCAGTGGCGCAGATTGGTGCCAACGTAAAAACTGTCGAAGTGGAACTATTGGTGCGCGGCTTAAGCGTTAAAAACCCTGACCGTTTTGTCCAAGAATTCCGCGACTCTGAAACAACTTCGGTTGTAATCCGGAACCAGCCTTTCGCGAATATAGGGATCAAATCTATTGAAAGATTGCCCCGCACCACCCCTGTTCCTCAACCCGATGGCACAGTGGAAGCCTTGCCAGACCCTCGTCCTGAAGTTGAAGATATTACTGATCTGAAAATTATTTTAACTAGCGATGCTGAGCTAACCGATAACGGTTTTGTATTCGGTAATAACAAAGTAAAAGTGGGTCATACACTCCGCTTAGAAGGCTATAGCTATGACTTTAACGGCAGCGTGATTGATATCCGTGCAGTGGAAGAATAATCTTTTAAGTTTGGGTGACCAATGCAGAAATATTGGCGAATTTTAAAGCTTTTTTGGTCAACGGCGATCGCCGCAGAATTGGAATATCGCCTCAATTTTGTGATTGCAGCAATTAGTAGCGTTGGAAATTTAGCTGGAAGTCTTTTTAGCCTGTTTTTGTTTTATCGGACAGGCTACCAGTTTGCTGGCTGGACATGGCAGGAAGCAATGCTCGTTGTCGGGATGTTTACCTTTTTGCAAGGCATTTCCCAAACCTTTCTGTCGCCAAACCTGAATCGCATCGTCGATCAAGTCCAACAAGGGACTCTCGATTACGTCTTACTCAAACCGATCAGTAGTCAATTTTGGTTATCGACTCGTATGGTGTCGCCATGGGGACTCCCAAATTTGCTGCTTGGCTGTTTGATTTTGCTTTATATAGGCACTCAATTAGGTTTAACGCCGTTGAGTTTTGGATTAAGCCTGCTGCCGATCGCCTGTGGCATTTTAATCCTCTATAGCCTCTGGTTCATGTTGGGGGCAACCAGTATTTGGTTTGTCAAAATCTATAACGTGACGGCTGTGCTCCAGGGTTTTCTTGATGCAGGACGTTATCCAATTACTGCCTATCCTGCGGTTTATCGCTTTTTCTTTACGTTCGTTGTGCCAGTCACTTTCTTGACCACCGTCCCCGCAGAAACAATGCTTGGGCGATCGCCAATTGGCTGGATAATTGGAGCAGGTTTTTTAGGAGCAATCCTATTATGTTTATCTAATTTGGTGTGGCGTTTTGCGTTGCGGTTTTATACCAGTGCATCGAGCTGATTCTCATTTTTTCTGCTAGAAAGTCTATGAAAAAATCCTCGCCTTTGACAGTGATTGGCTGGCGTGAATATGTTTCTCTGCCAGGATTTAATCTCCCTCTAATTTGCGCAAAAATTGATACTGGTGCAGCATCTTCGTCGATCCATGCGACCAATATCGAATATTTTCAAGAGGGCGATCGCCAAATGATTCGCTTTACAATTCATCCTCACCAACGCCACATCCACGACACCGTCACCCTTGTTGCTCCCCTCGTCGAACACCGCACTATTAAAAGCTCCAACGGTCATAAACAAAGCCGTCCCGTGATCACAACGTCTATCGAGCTCGGCAAATATCTGTGGCAAATTGAGCTCAATCTCACGAATCGATCATTAATGGGCTATCGTATGCTGATCGGACGGCAAGCTTTACGTGAGCGCTTTATCGTTGATGTCAACAAATCTTTTGTTCAGAGTCATTCTGGGCAGCCGCAGTTCCTATGAAAATTGCGATTCTCTCCCAAAACGCGAAGCTTTATTCCACCAGTCGTCTCAAGGAAGCTGCAGCCAAGCGAGGTCATCAAGTT from [Leptolyngbya] sp. PCC 7376 includes:
- a CDS encoding RimK/LysX family protein, which encodes MKKSSPLTVIGWREYVSLPGFNLPLICAKIDTGAASSSIHATNIEYFQEGDRQMIRFTIHPHQRHIHDTVTLVAPLVEHRTIKSSNGHKQSRPVITTSIELGKYLWQIELNLTNRSLMGYRMLIGRQALRERFIVDVNKSFVQSHSGQPQFL
- a CDS encoding DUF4126 domain-containing protein; translation: MDILLALCIGVTLSAACGFRIFVPPLIMSAGAIYGDFALGESFAWMGTYPALIAFAVATGAEVMAYYVPVVDNLLDAIEIPTAIAIGSLIMSASLGAVTELEPLLQWAIAIAAGGSTAGIIESFTVVTRGASTAMTGGTANPIMSTAEVLSAGVLSLLALFVPLLAIFVVFAVLGLALQRLSRLFKRKSTSNNSQL
- a CDS encoding DUF4330 domain-containing protein, encoding MALLDSKGRLFGKISVLDVGAIAIVLAVIIGIFFLPGNSGSVAQIGANVKTVEVELLVRGLSVKNPDRFVQEFRDSETTSVVIRNQPFANIGIKSIERLPRTTPVPQPDGTVEALPDPRPEVEDITDLKIILTSDAELTDNGFVFGNNKVKVGHTLRLEGYSYDFNGSVIDIRAVEE
- a CDS encoding ABC transporter permease codes for the protein MQKYWRILKLFWSTAIAAELEYRLNFVIAAISSVGNLAGSLFSLFLFYRTGYQFAGWTWQEAMLVVGMFTFLQGISQTFLSPNLNRIVDQVQQGTLDYVLLKPISSQFWLSTRMVSPWGLPNLLLGCLILLYIGTQLGLTPLSFGLSLLPIACGILILYSLWFMLGATSIWFVKIYNVTAVLQGFLDAGRYPITAYPAVYRFFFTFVVPVTFLTTVPAETMLGRSPIGWIIGAGFLGAILLCLSNLVWRFALRFYTSASS